The genome window TCCTGAAGAAGTTCAAGAATTTATTCAGGAAGTTTCACAAACAGTCCAACAATTAATAACTGAAAATAATAATTTACAAGAGCAAGTACGGGCTAATGATAGCAAGATTAAGTACTTTGCTGACTTGAAAGATTCTTTAAATAAGTCAATTTTAGTTGCTCAAGAGGCCGCTGATAAGGTTAAAAATAATGCTAAGCGTGAAGCAGATATTATGATTCGTGAAGCGCAAAAGCAAGCAACCGATATTGTTTCGGAAGCTAATGATAAGTCAAATCAAGTAATTGAAGACGCTGCTAATTCTACTAAGAAGTTAACAAGTGAAACTAATGATCTTCGTAAACAGACTCGGATCTTCCGTCAACGGCTTCAAGTCATGCTTGAATCTCAATTAGAAGTCATTAAGAGTAATGAATGGGACAAGCTTTTGGAAAATGATGACTTGAGTAAATATGACGAAATTGAAAAAATTTTAGGTAGTCGTCTTGACAGCAGTTCAGCAACCAGTGTAGAATCAACTGCAACAGCTATTAGTGAAGAACAACCTGTTGAATCAGAACAGCCAGTTGCTTCTGCTGAACAACCAGAAGAGAGTGCACCTGCACAACCAACAGCTGTTAACGATGACAAAGGGGCAGATGCACCTGAAACTGTTGTCGTTTTCCCTGATAATAACAAGTAAATCACTAGGATCGTATTTTAATAAAATCGTTGAAGAGAATTGGAATAATTATCGTAACATTAAAGCGAGTCAACAATTGGTGAGAGGTTGATAATGTTTAACTATTCCTGATCATCTCGGAGTACCTCATTTGAGTTAGTTAGAATGAGGCGGTTCATTATCGTTATCTAATGACATGAGGAAACTTTAATCTTAAGGTTTTAAATCCGGGTGGTACCGCGAAGAAGCTTCGTCCCAGTAATGGGAGGAAGCTTTTTTATTATTAAAATACAAGAATTAATGAAAGGGGTAGTTACAATGCGTGTTAAAGATACGTTAAACCTTGGCCGTACTAAATTTCCAATGCGCGGAAAGTTACCTGTAACTGAGGCACAACGGGAACAGCTATGGGAAGAAAATAAAGTTTATGAACTACGACAAAAATTAAATGAAGGAAAGCCTACTTTTGTTTTACATGATGGGCCTCCATATGCTAACGGTAATATTCACATTGGCCACGCTATGAACAAGATTTCTAAAGATTTTATTGTGCGCTATAAGTCAATGTCTGGCTACCGAGCACCTTATGTTCCTGGTTGGGATACTCACGGATTGCCAATTGAACACCAATTGACTAAGTCCGGTTACGACCGTAAGAAGATGAGCTTAACTGAATTCCGTGATCTTTGTCGGGAATATGCCCTTAAGCAAGTTGATAAGCAACGGACTGACTTTAAGCGGTTAGGTGTAAGTGGTGAATGGGATCATCCATACCTTACCCTTGATAAAGAATTTGAAGCTGCTCAAATTCGGGTATTCGGCGAATTTGCTAAGAAAGGTCTATTATACCAAGCTAAGAAGCCAGTTTACTGGTCATGGTCTTCAGAATCAGCCTTAGCAGAAGCCGAAGTTGAATATCATGATGTTGTTGCTAAAACAGCCTTCTTCGTAGAGCAAATTAAAGATGGCAAAGGCCGTTTAGATAATGATACATATTTAGTTGTATGGACGACAACACCATGGACTGTTCCTGCTTCTGAGGCAGTTGCAGTTAATCCAAAGTTTGATTACTCTGTTGTAAATCCAGCAAATGATGACCGGAAATTTGTTGTTGCAACAGATCTGCTTGAGAAATTAGCGGAAAAACTTGGTTGGGAAGATTATGAAGTTGTTGATCATTTAATGGGTCAAGAACTTGAAGGGATGACTACTCAACACCCATACCTTGATCGTGATCTTCTTGTTGGTTTAGCAGATTATGTTACTGCTGATGCTGGTACTGGCCTTGTTCACACTGCTCCTGGATATGGGGATGATGATTACAACTTTGGTAAAAAGTATGACTTGCCAATTTTTGCCCCAATCAATGATCAAGGTGTTTTAACTAAGGAAAACGGTGAAGGCTTTGAAGGGGTATTCTACCAAGATGCTGATGATGTATCTCTTCAAAAGCTAGAAGAAAACAATGCTTTACTTCTTCAAGAGCCATTGCAACACAGTTACCCATTTGATTGGCGGACAAAGCAACCAATCATCTTCCGGGCAACTGATCAATGGTTTGTATCAATTGAAAAGATGCGCCAAAATATTTTAGATGCCTTAGAAGACGTTAAGTATCACCCAGAATGGGGAAAGGTTCGTCTTCGCAATATGATCAAAGACCGTGGTGATTGGGTAATTTCTCGTCAACGTGTTTGGGGTGTACCTCTACCAATCTTCTATGCTGAAGATGGCACACCAATCATGGAAGAAGAAACAATCAACCATGTAGCAGAATTATTTGCTAAGTATGGTTCTAATGTTTGGTTTGAACGTGAAGCAAAAGATCTTTTGCCAGAAGGATACACTAATGAACATTCTCCTAATGGTAAGTTCACTAAGGAAACTGACATTATGGACGTATGGTTTGATTCTGGTTCATCACACCAAGGGGTATTAGCTGAACGTGATTACTTAACATACCCAGCGGACCTTTACCTTGAAGGGTCTGACCAATACCGTGGTTGGTTTAACTCTAGTTTGATTACCAGTGTTGTATGTTCAGGACATGCGCCATATAAGGAAATCGTTTCTCAAGGGTTCACACTTGATAAGCGCGGTAACAAGATGAGTAAATCTCAAGGTAACGTTATCGATCCAAATAAGGTTGTTCAACAAATGG of Limosilactobacillus reuteri subsp. reuteri contains these proteins:
- a CDS encoding DivIVA domain-containing protein, translated to MSLTVDQINNKQFNTKMRGYNPEEVQEFIQEVSQTVQQLITENNNLQEQVRANDSKIKYFADLKDSLNKSILVAQEAADKVKNNAKREADIMIREAQKQATDIVSEANDKSNQVIEDAANSTKKLTSETNDLRKQTRIFRQRLQVMLESQLEVIKSNEWDKLLENDDLSKYDEIEKILGSRLDSSSATSVESTATAISEEQPVESEQPVASAEQPEESAPAQPTAVNDDKGADAPETVVVFPDNNK
- the ileS gene encoding isoleucine--tRNA ligase produces the protein MRVKDTLNLGRTKFPMRGKLPVTEAQREQLWEENKVYELRQKLNEGKPTFVLHDGPPYANGNIHIGHAMNKISKDFIVRYKSMSGYRAPYVPGWDTHGLPIEHQLTKSGYDRKKMSLTEFRDLCREYALKQVDKQRTDFKRLGVSGEWDHPYLTLDKEFEAAQIRVFGEFAKKGLLYQAKKPVYWSWSSESALAEAEVEYHDVVAKTAFFVEQIKDGKGRLDNDTYLVVWTTTPWTVPASEAVAVNPKFDYSVVNPANDDRKFVVATDLLEKLAEKLGWEDYEVVDHLMGQELEGMTTQHPYLDRDLLVGLADYVTADAGTGLVHTAPGYGDDDYNFGKKYDLPIFAPINDQGVLTKENGEGFEGVFYQDADDVSLQKLEENNALLLQEPLQHSYPFDWRTKQPIIFRATDQWFVSIEKMRQNILDALEDVKYHPEWGKVRLRNMIKDRGDWVISRQRVWGVPLPIFYAEDGTPIMEEETINHVAELFAKYGSNVWFEREAKDLLPEGYTNEHSPNGKFTKETDIMDVWFDSGSSHQGVLAERDYLTYPADLYLEGSDQYRGWFNSSLITSVVCSGHAPYKEIVSQGFTLDKRGNKMSKSQGNVIDPNKVVQQMGAEIIRLWVMSADTSADVRVSMGTFQQISEAYRKLRNTFRFLLANTSDFNPEENTVSYEKLQSVDKYMLVKLNHFLKTMREDFDNYDFLDAYKVLINFVNNDLSAFYMNIAKDVLYIEAENSEVRRSMQTVFYDILLTLVKLLTPILPHTTEEVWSYMNEPEDFVQLTEIPDPRTFAGEEELLSKWDDFMEVRSHVLKSLEEARNAKLIGKSLEAQVDLYLTDDQKQLLDSLNENIQLLLGVSALHVHPADEAPADADQYNDGVAVKVTTANGETCARCRMVKEDVGSDPAYPELCARCAAIVRENFPETAEDGLEE